The genome window AAAAACATTATTCAAAGCTTTCATTTTGGTTTTGGTAACGTTGTTCCTCAAATCTTCGAACATAAACTATCTTTTCATTCCACTGATTAAATTTGAGCCGCGCCCATGTGGCGAGTTCCTGATTGGGATAGTCGAAAACAGCAGTAAACAGGGTCAGGTGAGCCGCATATGCACTTGCGCGAAATTGATAATTTAACGTATTTTCAACTTCGTCAAGTAATTCTCTTAAAATCGGAGCACCTTCAATTAATTTCCAGAAGATCGGCTTCCATTTAAGCTGTCCTGATTTCTCAGTACCTTCATAGCCAACAATAGCCCCGCCAAGAAGCTTATATCGCTCAAGAGGATCGTCATTACACCAACTTAGAAGTAGGTCTTCCGATAAAGTAGATAGATATGCATCATACTTTTCGAAGTTGCGGTGAAAATCAATCCATTCAACATACTCATTGGGAATTCCCTTTTCTAGCAAAGTATCCAAGAAGCAAATTGGTTGAACTTTGACTAGTCTTCTCAATACACCGCCGAACCATCGACTACCGCGTTGCCCGCTTCTTATTAAACGCATAAGCCTTAATGCAAATTCACTAGCAGCGTTAAAAGCACTCTCTCCTTCAAAACAAATTTGGACTACATCGGCAACTTTATAATTATCATCCGATTTTAACTCCTTCTCTAAGTCTAAACCCAATAGAAGTTGCCTGCCGATACTGAGCATCTCGTCCGTCATATCATTTGATGAACCGGATTTTACAACGTGGCATTTGTTATATAGAATTTCGAATGCCGCTTCCCGCCCATTAGGTCGACTAGATATCTTCCTGGTTAAATCTGTTAAATCCTCGGGAGATATATTCGAATTAATAAGGGAATAACGAAGTGTTTTGAATTCTTCAGAATGAATTTCTAAATCGTCCAAAGCTTGTTGAAGATATATTAATCCATTCGGACTGATGAGAATTTCAGACTGTAATGGCAATAGCATATGTTTTAATTCTGGAATATTTACTATTTGGTCGAGAATCTGGTCAGAATACATTTCGCTGTTTTTACTTGCCCCACGAATCCAGCCTTTCAACATATATGTCTGTCGTTCGCTCACTGGCAATGACAAGTAGCAAAGCAAAAGCTTATTCCAAACCGTCTCTTTGTCTGTGGCACCATAATAAATCCCTTGCGCTAACTGAGTAATATCAGTATTTACAACTAGGAATAGTGACCGCAATAATCTATCCAAAGTATTTATATCTTTTGCTAACTCAACGCCTAACTCTTCATAACGATGTAGTATCTTCTCATATCCTCTTTCATCGTCATCTAGCACCACATCGGCAATACCCATTCCGTCAGCATCAGATATAAAATATGCTACTATTTGTTCAAATAAATCTTTCGGCTTCAATGATTTTTCCAACGCCAAAAGTCTCTGCTGAACCGCTATTTCCTCATCTTTTAAATCATATCGAATAATAAACGAAATTGCAAACCATCCCTGGCCCCAAAAACCATTGCGCGTCATTCGCTCACAAATCGATTCAACCAGGTCCAACAAATGCCCCTCGGTCCACATACCTCGCAGCTTTGAGGCGAGGATATTTTGAACGATAACTCTGAATGGTGTTTCATCATCCAGCATTTGAAAACACTGTTGAACCACTTTGATAAACCAATTTTCATATTCATCCGAATTCTGAGGCGATATTCCGAAATCACGTAATCTTGAACCGAAATTAGGATTAGGGTATGACCTAAAATGCCATGCTTCGAGCGCCGCATCGATTAACTCTGTGGCAAGCTGTTGCTCGACCGCAACCTTGGAATCCCATAACTTCTTGACAACCTGCATACGCACATTGACGGAAGCATGTGTACCCGACCCGATTATGTAGTACATTGCGCTTAATTCTGCACGGATTGGGTTTGTATTCTCACCAACTTTTTCTGTTAATGCAATTGCCGTCATCACATTTGCACCTCTCACAAACAAGTGTTCCTCATACGCAATATGCCTGAGAAGGCGGACGAACCTGGAAAAGTGTCTGTTATCTCGACTTGCAAATTTATCAGGCATTAAAGCCTTCGCCCTTTCGATAGCAGCCAAGGCATGCTCCGGAACTATCGTTGCCAGATTTTCAAAAATCGACATTTGGAATTCATTCAAATTACTTACGTCATTCATCCACCCAATTTCCGGTGCCAGCAAGTTCTCTACAATATCTTGCGCTCGCTCATTATCCGGAATATAGCTGAGCCGCCGACTGAATGAACGGATCATTCGTTCATTACCTTTGCACAGCAAGTATTTATTAATGGAAGAATCAGTTACGAGCGCCAAACCTCGTATCGCCAGCCTGTTTGCAATAGCATGAGGAAGCACCGCTCTGAATTTCCCACGGGATTGTACGAGCTTGCGATCTTTGAGTTCTGCGGTATGTTTAAAGAGAGTGTGGGCTGGAATGGAACTCATAAGACTAAGTATTCCAAGTTCAGAGCTCTCCGACTCAATATTCTCTATTTCATAAGAGTAAACCAGAGAAAGTATTTCCGCTGAGCTTTTCAAGCTATCATTTTCAGGATTTCTTTGATTAAAGAGTCTGTCAAAAAGCTCATTATTTCGAAGGTGACCTATTGACTCGCCCGGCTTCACGGTGTTAGCTAGAGCAATAGCCACGCGAGCATTGCCACCGGAAACGTCGGCAATTTTCCATGCATCCAACTCACCAATGTTAGGAAATCGTCTTAAAATCAGTTTTTGAATAAGCTGATCACTGGAAGGTTCCAGATGAAAAACTCCGGTTTCATCTGGCAGATCGTCTCTAACATCGTATTCGATCGTCAGCAAGCTTATGGAATGCGGCTGGCTTTTCAACTTGTTTACCACGTCAGTATGCAGCTTAGGAGTGCAATTGTCAATGATGAGAATGACTTTATCCTGGCTAGCCACAAGCTGCTCTACCAAATTCTGCGGACTTGGTGTGGGCTCAAAAGAAATATCGGTGTAGATGACGATGGATTTATCTAAAAACTCACTTCCAATATTCTCATCAAAAAGCGCTTGTGCAAGCCGGGTCTTTCCTACGCCTGATAACCCGGTAAGCCTCAAATAACTTCCTGGTTGAGAAAGCAAGTTTCTCATTTCGGAGATTCCACTTTCAATTGTCATTTCGAAACTATTACAATTTCTTTTATCAATAAGTCGGCAATCCTCGTCAAGAAGATAAGTTTCGCCAGTTCCAAGATTTAATGTCCAGTCATCATAGGCTTTCCAGCCAAATACAGGTCGTTTGGCTCGTTGTCGAACCCACAAAACAATTGAAGGACTTTCCCGCACCCATGACGCTATACGCCCTCCATGATAATAATCGACCATTATGTCAAGCTCGCCAATAATCTTCTTCATTTCGGTGATCCTTGGATTGTATCGTTTGGTTTCGACACTATGACCAGACACTATAATATAAGCGCCGCCGGTTTTTGCAAGCGCAAATATGCTCTCGCGAAGTTCTCCCGAACGTTTCATTTCTTTTCGAATCAAAGCCGGAGTCATATCTGTGACTTTGCTTTGAAATATGACATGTGAACGAGGGATGTAAGATCCTGTCGGAAACTTAGTGTCGGAGGTTACCAATACATCTATACCATCATCGGGTGCATCCTGCGGACCTCCCCATTGAATAGCCTTCGATGAAATCCCGTTTTTCCTGCATTCAGCTTCACATAGTAACCCAATAAGACTTCGCAACTCTGTATCATTCAATGCAGCGATATCCTTATCGGCAATTTCAAGCAATTCAGTCATATCTTATATTTATCGCAACAACCAATTAAATCAAACACTATCCTAAAAAGCCAATAATTTACAAATAAGATCACATTTATCTTTGTAAACCGTTACATAAGTTATCAATTCAAAAAGAACAAAACATCCTAATACTTGCTATGACAGATTGATTCGTAATTGGTATTGAATTTTGAGATTTTGGGGCTCACTGCCTTACCCGACAGTCCAAATTTGTAATTACTATTTAATTTAATTTCTATTCCCTCATGAAAATCGTCGCTTCTAATAGGCAAGAAACAGTAATTCTTGATTTTAAACGGTGCTATACGAAGTGCTTTGACAGCCACACCTTTGTATGATATCGATAGTTGGTCTGTAAACCCCAAATCTTCCTTAAATATTGATTCTGAAAATTGTACCTTGTAAACCTAGCTTCTTCTTACGCAACTAGACCAAGGCCAACAATAATCCAGAAACGGTAAGTATAAGAGAAACGCCGTGCTATCAGGGCTTGGCTAAAAGTCGCTGAAGAGTTGGAATTTAACTTTCCTACAAAAGCATTTTGTCTGCCAAGACAATCATTCGCTCCGTTCACCGGACAAATCACAGCATTTTCCAAACACGAAACTTGTCAATCGCGTGGCGGGACGCCGTGGATCGAAAGCCAAAATAGCCCTGCCTCAGCGGCGATTGATCATTCCAGTCAAAGATCACATTGCCATCGACTGAGAAAATGGTTCGTCCATCCTGAACTTCTATTGTAATGTGATATCTGTGGTTGGGTTTCAAAAGATGCTTTTCATCCGTAAATTCTTTCAAAAGCGGCTTCTGACCATTACCATGATATTTTCTAAAACCCGTGGGGGTGTTGAAATTGCCTCCAAAACCGACAGCGAGTCGTATTCTTCAAACTTGCCGCTGCGTGTAAATTAGTTTGCGTTTCGAGGGTCGGTCGCCATCCAGAACTGGTTCAGATCCGATAGCCGGTCATTCTTTCCCCCATCGACCAGAACCCTCCAGTCGTATCATTTAAACTTCTCACATTCTGTTTCGTGCCAGCTACACTTCCCGATGCTGAATTCCATTTTTCTGGCTCGCAATCCCTTTTTACTGCTTACTCAAATCTTGATCGATTCGTGGTGCAACGCATGTATATCGGCAACTTACCACCTAAGTAATTACTGCGTTTCTTCAGATAAAAGCAACGTGAATGTTTTATTAAGCATAACATACCTGTTTTATGTGAGTGAAATTCGGTTTGCAGCCTTTAAAAATCAAGATGTTTAAGTCGTGAACTAGTTGAAATACAGTTACTTACACTACTAACCCAGGAGCTACCTGAGAGCCCGGGTAAGATCGATATAACAAGCGTCATCTCAACCAGATCATTATCTCAGAAAGCAAGGTTTATTTGGTAAAAGAGGTAAAGAAATCAACAAATCGGAAGTCTTCAAGCCTTACAAATATCTGTGCGGAAAAATTGCGGAAGTTGTCAGCGAATATAACCCTGCATTATCAGTCTCCAAGATCGCTGAGCAGCACACGCATCGAAACGTTGAGTTATCATCAGTTTTTCTGCTATTATTTGTCCCATATAATACTTGATCTGAATAATTAGTACGATATAGTATTATATTTGAATAAGATTTTAATCCAATGTTATATCGTTCGCACCGCCGAACTATACCTCCAACCTTTCGGATCTAGAGATCGCTGAATATTTGAAATAAATGGCAATGAATTTAAATGGAAAAAATATCCTGGTTGTGGGCGGAAGCTCTGGGATCGGTTTGTCACTGGTGAAAATCTTACTAGAACACAGTGCATCGGTCTATGTGATTTCGCGGACGAAGCCCGCCGATCTCCCCGAAAGCATATCACACTTGCAAGCCGATGTAACAGGCGACCTTGAAGCAGTCAGCGGGTTTCTGCCGGACCAATTACATGGCTTGGTTTATTCGGTTGGCAGCATTAACCTGAAACCATTCAACCGCCTCACTTCCGACGATTTTCTAAATGATTACCACATTAATGTCCTGGGAGCTGCCCGGATTATTCAGCATGCAATGAAGCCATTGAAGAATGCGGCGGGAGCTTCTGTAGTTTTAATAAGTTCTGTCGCGGCCAATACCGGTCTGCCTTATCACGCAAGTATTTCGGCAGCCAAAGGTGCCGTTCAGGGTCTGGCCATATCGCTGGCTGCTGAACTGGCTGGTCAGAAGATCAGGGTTAATGTAGTGGCGCCGTCACTTACGGATACGCCCATGGCGCAAAACCTGCTGAGCTCGCCCGAAAAACGCGATGCATCTGCAAAAAGGCATCCGCTTGCAAAATATGGGCAACCGGAAGATATCAGTAAGTCCATTGCATTTTTGTTATCGGATGACAGCAGCTGGGTAACCGGCCAGATCATCGGTATTGACGGAGGCCTGGGCAAATTAAAAACAGCATAGTATGGGTGTAAATATAAAGAGCGGGCAAATTGCTGAACTGGAAAAGCAAAACCGGATATTGAGCCACATGAAATAAATGAGCCCAGCTAAGTGCTATGGAAGATAAACTTGATATCATCATCATCGGTGCGGGATTAGCAGGATTGACACTCCGGCAGCCCGGTGCATTGATCAGCACGCTGGCATCACCCGCAGGAACATTTGCCGACAAGGTTCGCATGCTTGGATTGAAGCTGAAACTGACCGGTAAAAGCATTGATGAAATTTTTACCGGCAGTGAAACGACCACCATGGCCTATCTGCATGACGCCGGATTCAGTCAGCGGATGATCGGGCAGTTTTTCAAACCGTTCATGACCGGGATTTTTCTGGAAGATAAACTGAGCACTTCGAGCCGGATGTTTGAATTTGTATTCAAAATGTTCAGCCAGGGCGATGCGGCTGTTCCCGCCAAGGGAATGGGCATGATTCCGTTACAGCTAGCCAGTTCACTGTCATCTAACGAGATCGCGTTTGGTCAAAAAGTGGTTTCCATTGATGCAAACAATGTCACAACGTCTGCAGGACAAGTTCATAGCGCAACAAGCATCCTCATCGCCACCGATCAGCTTGAAATCCCTGACCCGTTCAGGAAACTGCCCTACTCCTATCATTCGGTTACCAATATGTATTTCACTTCGACGGCCAAACCATATGACAAACCGTTGATTGCATTAAATGCAATGTCTGGCAAACTTGTCAATAATATAGCCGTCATGAACCGGATCGCGCCCGCTTATTCAAAAAATGGCGATGCCCTCATATCCCTATCGCTGATTGGAGACCATTCAAAAGCGGATAATGCGCAGCTTCAAGGGCAGGTTTTGCGTGAAATGCTGGCTTGGTTTCCAGAGGCCATGCAATGGAAGCACCTGAAAACTTATCATATCGGTTATGCGCTGCCTAACGATGACCAAGTTATTAATGTGCCTGGAAATGACGCGATCAGGCTAACAGAGCAATGCTTCATTTGTGGGGACCATCTGCTAAACGGTTCGATCAATGCGGCTATAAAAAGTGGGCGGTTAGCCGCAGAAGCAATCATATCCGGACAGAAATAAACGACTAAATGAAATCATACCAGCTTATTCATGAACTAATCTCACTGGTTGAACAGCTCGAACAGCAGAATCCGGAAAGGGAGGTTACCATGCAGGATTTTGCTGGATTTATGGTTCATACCGTTGGCAACTCTGCGCCGAACGTTACGTCTGCCGCTCGTCTTAGCCACGATGTCAGATTTGGTAAAAATGAGATAACCGCGCAGGAACAAGCATTCCAGCTTGATAATAACATCGGCCAATTGTTTGTATACATGAGCCGGTATGCGAAATCCTACATTAAAAAAGCCCTGGACGATACCGCGTTACTAACTGCTGAGGATTTTACAGCGTTGGCGATTCTACTCACGCATGACAACCTGTCCAAAACCGAGCTGATCCAATACAATTTGCAGGAAAAAACCTCGGGTACGGAAGTGATCAGACGGCTCCTGGCGGCAGGACTGATCAAGCAATGGGATGACGCAAAAGACAAAAGAAGCCGGCAAATCGCCATCACGGACCAGGGCAAACAACTGCTTTATACGGTGTTTGAAGACATGAATCACGTGGGCAAAATGATCTCGGGAAATCTTACCGTTTCCGAAAAACTGACACTTCGGTATTTGCTTCAAAAGTTAGAGGATTTTCATCAGCAGCATCATCAGCAAAAGACGATTTCCAATAAAGCGGACCTGAAACGGGTAACAGAAGCGCTTACTGACCAAAAATAAGCATAACCGTTCCCTCAATTCCGGCTGTCCATCCGTTGTAGCGGGCTGCTCATCCATTTTCAAAGGCCATTGACACCAGACGCAGAACGGATCCGGCAGAGCCCAAGGTTGTTAAAATGATTGTTAGTACAATTTTAAAACACCTTACCAATTCAGATTATGAAAACGTTCACAACAATGACAAGCCTAAAAACATGCCTGTTTGCAGCAATGTTGGCCTTTACACTTTCATCCTGCAACGACGATGACGACGACCAGACAGTAGATCCGGGTGCTGGCAACATTCCCGCCGTTGCATCCGCGGACCCTCAATTTTCAACACTTGTTGCGGCTTTAACTAAAGCTGAGCTCGTTGCCACCCTCCAAGGTGCTGGTCCTTTCACCGTTTTCGCACCAAACAATGCAGCCTTCACAGCAACAGGCATCACCAGCCTGGACCCGCTGACCAAAGATGCATTAACCCCGATCCTGACTTCACACGTGGTGAGCGGCACTGTGAAAGCGGCCGATGTGAAAAGTGGGACCGTAGAAACGGTTAATACCAACAACGATATTTATCTGTCCAAAAACGCGGATGGCGTATTCATCAACGGCAAGATTAAGGTGATCGCAACCGACGTTGCGGCTTCCAACGGTGTGATCCACGTGATCGATAATGTGATCGTGCCTCCTACCCGATCGCTGGTGGAGATTGCGCAGGCGGACACTAATTTTACCGAGTTGGTATCGCTTGTGCTGGCGGCTGATCCGGCGGTTGCCACGGCACTTACCTCAGCTGGAAACGGCCTGACCGTGTTTGCTCCTACCAATGCAGCATTCCGTGAATTGTATAAAACTACGCCGAAAGCCACATTGCTTGCACCTGCCAACCGCGCTTTGCTTACCAGTGTTCTGCTTTACCACGTAGTCCCTGGCCGTGTTTTCTCCACAGATCTCCCTAATGTTTCAGGGCCTGTTGCAACAGCTAATACAGGCGAATCTGTAACCTTCGACCTGGCTGGCGGAGCGAAAGTGGTGGGAACAACCAGCGGCGCATCCAACATTACAGCAGCTAACATCCTGGCAACCAATGGCGTTGTTCACGTGATTGACAAGGTTTTAATGCCCTAAACTAAAATGAACGCAGATTGGCAGACGATTGCATTCAATCGTTTGCCAATCTGTTTTATCTGACTAACTCGCCGCAGTCATGTTCCATATCAGGTATCGGTTCGGGTTTATGCTTTTGCTGGGGGTTTACTCCTTCCTGAACACATTGCTGCTCGAGACTTTTGACTATTATCACTTTGGTACAGACCAATTTGTGATTTTTCTGCTTTTTCTGGCAGTTACTGCCGGAATTTGGGAAGGAAACAGGATCTGGGACAATTGGCTCTCAACCAGGGACATTGAGCCATTTTGGAAACGGATTGGCTATCATCTTGCCGGAAGCGTCATCATCACAGCGCTGGTAACATTCCTGTTAGGTATTCCAACAGCCTATTACAGCCTATCTCCCGATTGGAGCCAATGGAAACTTCCTTTGAAGCTCCTGCTGATGTTCTGTTTCCGGGTGAACCTGTTTTTGAACACCATTCATGTGATTTTTTTATACATGAAAAAGCTCGAAGAAAGCCATAAGCAACTGGAAACTTACAAAAGAACCACCAGCCAGGCCCAGCTGCAATCGCTCCGAAATCAGGTTAACCCGCATTTTTTATTCAACAACCTGAGCGTTTTGACGGCGCTCATCGCACAGGACACAGCTGCTTCCGTGGAATTTGTAAGGCAGTTCTCGAATGTTTACCGCTATATTCTCAAAAGTGATGAAAAGGAATTGATCGAGCTGCGGGAAGAACTGAAATTTATAGACTCTTATTTATATCTGCTCAAAACCCGTTTCGAGGCCGGGCTGAGTATCAAGGTCGATATTTCCGAAGGCTGCCTGTCGGCATATATCCTGCCGGTATCCATTCAAATGCTCGTTGAAAATGCGGTAAAGCACAATATAATATCCAAAAGCAAACCATTGCGGATTGAGATATTTTGTCTTGATAATGAGTCGATTACCGTTAGGAACAACTTGCAGAAAAAGATAATAGAAGATGAGCGGTCGACCCGGCTGGGGCTGACTAACATTGCTAAAAGATATGATTTCCTGGGACATCACGGCGTGACTGTATCGCAAACGGACCAGTTTTTCAGCGTAACAATCCCGCTGATCCGACTCAATGCAGCGCATAATAGCCTGGCGTATTACGACTGATAATGATTAACATTCAGATTTACCTTCCATGAAAGTACTTATTTTAGAAGACGAAGCACTTTCGGCCAGAAGAGCTTCCCAGTTACTGACCGAATACGATGCGGACATTGAAGTGCAACACGTCCTGGATTCGATAGAAGAGGCCGCCATCTGGCTGAATCAAAACCCCGAGCCCGACCTGATGCTGCTGGATATACATTTATCCGACGGGCTCTGTTTTGGGCTGTTTGACAAAGTGACTGTGAAAAGCCCGGTTATTTTCACCACGGCTTAC of Dyadobacter chenhuakuii contains these proteins:
- a CDS encoding DUF6250 domain-containing protein gives rise to the protein MRLAVGFGGNFNTPTGFRKYHGNGQKPLLKEFTDEKHLLKPNHRYHITIEVQDGRTIFSVDGNVIFDWNDQSPLRQGYFGFRSTASRHAIDKFRVWKML
- a CDS encoding DUF6250 domain-containing protein, which encodes MVDGGKNDRLSDLNQFWMATDPRNAN
- a CDS encoding SDR family NAD(P)-dependent oxidoreductase; translated protein: MNLNGKNILVVGGSSGIGLSLVKILLEHSASVYVISRTKPADLPESISHLQADVTGDLEAVSGFLPDQLHGLVYSVGSINLKPFNRLTSDDFLNDYHINVLGAARIIQHAMKPLKNAAGASVVLISSVAANTGLPYHASISAAKGAVQGLAISLAAELAGQKIRVNVVAPSLTDTPMAQNLLSSPEKRDASAKRHPLAKYGQPEDISKSIAFLLSDDSSWVTGQIIGIDGGLGKLKTA
- a CDS encoding FAD-dependent oxidoreductase; translation: MEDKLDIIIIGAGLAGLTLRQPGALISTLASPAGTFADKVRMLGLKLKLTGKSIDEIFTGSETTTMAYLHDAGFSQRMIGQFFKPFMTGIFLEDKLSTSSRMFEFVFKMFSQGDAAVPAKGMGMIPLQLASSLSSNEIAFGQKVVSIDANNVTTSAGQVHSATSILIATDQLEIPDPFRKLPYSYHSVTNMYFTSTAKPYDKPLIALNAMSGKLVNNIAVMNRIAPAYSKNGDALISLSLIGDHSKADNAQLQGQVLREMLAWFPEAMQWKHLKTYHIGYALPNDDQVINVPGNDAIRLTEQCFICGDHLLNGSINAAIKSGRLAAEAIISGQK
- a CDS encoding MarR family winged helix-turn-helix transcriptional regulator — its product is MKSYQLIHELISLVEQLEQQNPEREVTMQDFAGFMVHTVGNSAPNVTSAARLSHDVRFGKNEITAQEQAFQLDNNIGQLFVYMSRYAKSYIKKALDDTALLTAEDFTALAILLTHDNLSKTELIQYNLQEKTSGTEVIRRLLAAGLIKQWDDAKDKRSRQIAITDQGKQLLYTVFEDMNHVGKMISGNLTVSEKLTLRYLLQKLEDFHQQHHQQKTISNKADLKRVTEALTDQK
- a CDS encoding fasciclin domain-containing protein; translated protein: MTSLKTCLFAAMLAFTLSSCNDDDDDQTVDPGAGNIPAVASADPQFSTLVAALTKAELVATLQGAGPFTVFAPNNAAFTATGITSLDPLTKDALTPILTSHVVSGTVKAADVKSGTVETVNTNNDIYLSKNADGVFINGKIKVIATDVAASNGVIHVIDNVIVPPTRSLVEIAQADTNFTELVSLVLAADPAVATALTSAGNGLTVFAPTNAAFRELYKTTPKATLLAPANRALLTSVLLYHVVPGRVFSTDLPNVSGPVATANTGESVTFDLAGGAKVVGTTSGASNITAANILATNGVVHVIDKVLMP
- a CDS encoding sensor histidine kinase — its product is MFHIRYRFGFMLLLGVYSFLNTLLLETFDYYHFGTDQFVIFLLFLAVTAGIWEGNRIWDNWLSTRDIEPFWKRIGYHLAGSVIITALVTFLLGIPTAYYSLSPDWSQWKLPLKLLLMFCFRVNLFLNTIHVIFLYMKKLEESHKQLETYKRTTSQAQLQSLRNQVNPHFLFNNLSVLTALIAQDTAASVEFVRQFSNVYRYILKSDEKELIELREELKFIDSYLYLLKTRFEAGLSIKVDISEGCLSAYILPVSIQMLVENAVKHNIISKSKPLRIEIFCLDNESITVRNNLQKKIIEDERSTRLGLTNIAKRYDFLGHHGVTVSQTDQFFSVTIPLIRLNAAHNSLAYYD